DNA from Arthrobacter sp. StoSoilB19:
GCAACCCGCGCTTCCGCGCGCTAATCCACGCCCCCAACGAGGACGCCCTCCGCGCCGAGAAGGGCGAGATCGCCGACAGCCTCGTCTGGCTCGATACCGTCAACCGCAGCATCCTGCACGAGCCGCCCGCCGAGGACACCGCCGAGGCCCACGAGGGCCACATTGTCCCCGTCCTCATGCTCCGGGGCCAGGACGCGGACGACGACTCCAAGCGCGAGGTCTGCCCTGCCTGCCAAACGGCGGACGGCATCCGCTTCCTGGGCAGCGCCATCGCCACCATGCTCTCCGTGAGCATCTCAAACCTCTTCGGCGCCGATGGCCTCGATACGGGGGAAAAGAAGGCCCTCGTCTTCACCGACAGTGTCCAAGACGCCGCCCACCGTGCCGGCTTCGTTCAAGCCCGTTCGCACATCCTCACCCTGCGAGCCGCCTTCCGCAATGCGCTCGAGGCTGCGGCACCGGACGGGGGAGTCGTCACCCTCAAGCGGCTGGTCGACAGGGCAATTGCGGACGCCGCCACTCCCGTCCGCAAGTACCAGCTCATCGCCCCCGACTACGCCGACAGGCCGCAGTTCCGCGCCTACTGGGATCCGGAGGCCAACGCCCAGGAGAAGCGGAACGCGACACGCAACGCGGAGAAGCGCGTCCTTTTCGACGCCACCCTTGAGTTTGGCCTCCAGTCCCGCCTCGGCCGCACCCTCGAGCTCACCGGCAGCATTGTCGCCGAGACCGACGCCGGGACACCCCCCGCCATGCTCACGGCCGCACGTATTGCGCTTCAGGCGGTGCCCGGCACCCTTGGTCTCGAAGACCAGCTCACCGACGACGGTGCGCTGCTCGCGTGGGTGCGCGGCGTCGTCGAACGCGTTCGCACCCAAGGCGGCATCCGCCACCAGTGGCTCAGCGACTACATGGTCGAGGCGGGGGAGAAGGCCCAGCGCTGGAAGGTGTGGGGCGGCCGGCGCCGCAGCGAGGGTATGCCCGCCTTCCCTTCCGGGCGGTCCAAGCCAGCCTTCCCGCGGCTGGGCGGCGGTGACTCCGGCTACATGGACCCAATAGCCCAAGCCCAAAGCTGGTACACGCGATGGACCGCGCTGTGCCTCGACATCCCGAAGGCGGACGCCACATTTGTGGCCAAGGCCCTCTTCAGTCAGCTCGCTTGCCAAGGCGTGCTCGAGACCGTGCAGGCCAAGGACGGTGCCACGGTCTTTGCACTTCCCACCGACCGGATCCTCCTTCAGGCACCCACAGGCGAGGGCCTCGGCGCGGGCCGCCACTTCCTCGCGTGCTCCGTATGCCGCGCAGTTACACCGGGTTCCGCGACTGTGGTGGACCAGCTCGACGGTGCGCACTGTCTATATGTTCGGTGTCCCGGCCGGCTCGCGCGCCAGCCTGAGGAGGAGAACTTCTATCTCAAGCTGTACGGAGCGCGGGAGCCGAAGCGCGTCGTCGCCAAGGAGCACACGTCACTGCTGCCTGATGAGGAGCGGGTGCGCGCTGAGAATGAGTTCAAAGCCTCAGTCCAGACGCCGCAGGCACCTAACGTACTGGTCGCGACACCCACTCTGGAGATGGGCATCGACATCGGTGACCTTTCCTGCATCATGCTCGCCTCCCTCCCCACCTCCGTCTCGTCGTACTTACAGCGGGTGGGGCGCGCCGGCCGCCTCACTGGAAACTCACTCGTCCTCGCCTACGCACGTGGACGTGGAGAGCACCTGCCCAAGCTTCACGACCCGCTGTCTGTGATCAACGGGCAAGTCCGCCCGCCTGCCACCTTTCTTGACGCCGAGGAGATCCTGCAGAGGCAGTACCTCGCCCACCTCGTCGACAGGTTCGCGCGCGACGCCGGCCGACCCCACCCGCGCAAGGCCGCCGGCGCACTCGCCGGCGACGGACCGGGAACCTTCCTGGGCGACCTCATCGAGACAGCTCACTCCAACGCAGAGGAATATATCGAGGAGTTCCTCGGCCAATTCGGGGATCTTCTGGCTCCCGACAGCGCCGCTAGGCTCCGGGAATGGGCTGCCCACCGGGCTGACGGCTCGAGCGGGCTCGCCGAGCACGTGGTCCGGGCCGCCAGGCTGTGGGCCGACGACTGCGACGAGCTCAAGACGCGCATCGATGACGTCGAGAAGGCGATGCCCGAGCTGAAGGCCATGGCCGAGTCCAACGCGGCCACGGACGAGGACAAACGGGCACCCAAATCCGCCGAGGCCACACAGCGCATGCTGCGGGGACAGCTCTTCGCCCTGCGCGACGAGTACTGGATCTCCGTGCTCGAGAAGTACGGGCTGCTGCCGAACTACACGCTCCTCGATGATTCGGTGAATCTCGACGTCGGCGTGACCTGGCAGGAAGTCGAAACCCAGGACTACGTCACCGAGACGATCTCGCTGCAGCGCGGCGCTGCTATCGCGATCAATGAGCTTGCCCCGGGTGCCACCTTCTACTCGCGTGGCCTCGAGGTAAAGATCGACGCCGTGGACCTCGGCCCACAGCAGAGCCACATCCAACGCTGGCAGGCATGCCCGGAGTGCGGGTGGATACACACCGACGTGGACAGCGCAGGTCCGGTCAAGTCATGTGCCCGATGCCATCTCGGCGGTATCGCCGACGTAAGCCAGCAATTCGATGTTGTGGTCATGAAGAACGTCTCAGCAGAGGTGCGGCGCGACGAGGTGGCCATCGGCGATCGCTCTGACCAACGTGTCAAGGAGCGCTTCAATACGCTCCTCGCAGCGGATATCGATCCCGAGCACCTCACCGACGAATGGTTCCTCGAGGACTTCGAGTTCGGCGCCAAATACGCGAACCGGGTACAGCTCAGGTGGCTCAACCTGGGACGTGCCTCTGCCAACGCCGCGCCCCGGATTATCGCTGGCAACGAGTCCAAGGCACCGCTTTTCCGGGTCTGTTCGTACTGCGGCAAGCTGGACTCCGCCGGGCGCGCGAACAACCCTGATGAGCACCGCTTCTGGTGTAAGTACCGGAAATCCGGCGACGAGCACGTGGCAGAGGTGGCGCTCGCACGTGTCCTCGCCACGCAGGGGGTTGCCCTCCGCCTCCCGGCCGGTCGCGTCCTGGGGGATGACTTTGCCCTCCCCAGTCTGACCGCTGCGTTACTCCTCGGCCTCCGCGAAGTGATTGGGGGATCCCCCGACCACATCGCGGCCGTGCCGATCAACGAACCTGCCGACGGCGGCACCGCCGTCTCCCTGCTCCTGCACGATAAAGTCCCCGGCGGCACTGGCTACCTCGCCGAATTCGCCGAACCGGAGAAGGTATGGAACCTGCTGCGGGCGGCATGGGACGTGGTGCGGAACTGCGAATGCCGCGACGAGGAGCGCCTCGCCTGCCACCGCTGTCTCCTTCCTTTCGCGTCCCCTTGGCACGTCGACAAGGTGGCCCGCGTGACTGCGGAGCGTCTCCTGCGCAGCATCCTGGCCGGGCACGACGGTGTTCCGGACGACGGCGATCCCGCCTTCGGTGGCTGGACCGTGACCAAGGTTCCTCCACCGGCGCCAGCCCTGGAATCACACCTCGAGGTCAAGTTCCGCAAGGCACTCGTGGACAGGCTTGCCGCCGTCGGCGCCAACGTCAAGGTCACCCCCGGGCTTCGCGCAGACAAGGTGGAGTTCCGCCTTCCGGGCGCCAAACACATCTGGTGGCTGGAACCCCAAGTGGACATTCACGGCACTCGGCCTGACTTTGTCCTCTCAACGGCAGACCCGAACATCCCGAAGATCGCGATTTACACCGACGGCTACATTTTTCACGCGTCCCCTGAACACAACCGCGTGGCGGACGATGCGGCCAAACGGGAGGCTCTACGGGCCGTTGGTGTGGTTCCGTGGGCCATTACGTGGGAGGACATCGATGCCTTCTCCGGCGACGGATTGTCGATGCCGCCGTGGTTCACGGACAAAGCGGCGAGCATCGTGCAGAACGGGTCGACGCCGCTCCAGCCCGCGCTGCTTGCCGCCGTCAAGTCCGACGCCATGAGCCAGCTGTGGCAGTGGATCCGGGAGCCAAACAGGGACGCATGGGCGGACCTGTCGGATGCCATTCCTCTGCTCATGCTGGGAAAGTGCACCACCTTCAAGGGATCCGTTGTGGATCTTCCGGACTTCGTGCAGACCACGTTGGATGACCCGGAAGCGGCGCCTGAGTTGGGGGTGGGGCGCGCATGGATATACGCGGAAGGTCCTCTCCGATGTGCCGCAAACCTGACGTCGCCGCTCATGGTGAGCGCCGACGTCGTGCTCGTCCTTGATGGACGGGACGAAGCAGTGGCGGGGCCTGGGTATAAGAACGTGTGGCGCGAATGGCTGCGCCTAAGCAACCTGCTTGGATTCAGGCGGACAGCCCCGGCTATCGGCGCGGTTACTCTTGCGATGCCCTCGGTCCCGGTCACTGTGGAACCGGGAGCGCTGGGTAAGCACCTCCGGCCGGAATGGCAGGATCTACTGGACATCGCCACGCACGCCGAGCGCGAACTGTTGGCAGTGCTGGCAGAAATTGAGGGGTTCCCCCTACCCGAACTCGGGTACGAGCTCCACGACGGGACGCCTTTGGACATCGCTTGGCCGGAGCACAAACTTGCTGTCATTCTCCACGGAGCGGGCGAGTATGACGGCTGGACTTTGATGCCGGGCGATGCGGAACAAATTTTGGAAGCGCTGAAATTGAAGGAGAACGACTGATGGCATCGGTAACCCTGATGAAGGGGGCCAACAAGGTCGACGGATCGCTCAAGGGCAAAGTCTTGGACTTCCTTTACAAGCTTCAGGAAGACGACACCGCCCCGGGCCTCCACATCGAACCGATGAAAACCTACAAGGACTCCCGGGCGCGCACAGGCCGCGTTGACCAGCAGTTCCGGGCCGTGTTGTTCAAGCTTAACGCCGGGACAGAACCGCATTACGTCTATGCGGGCACGTTCAACCACGACGAGGCAATCAAAAAGGCACAGACAAGCATCCTGACCGTCAACCCGGTCAGCGGTATTGCTGAACTCATCAGCGCACCGGCAGAAGGATCAGCGACCCCGCCACCGGCCGCTGTTGTTCCCCCGACAGCGACAGGTCCCGCCTATGAGAACGGCCTCCAAAAAGCCGGGTACACGCCGTCGTACCTCTTCGAGGAGCTGGGCATTCCCGAACGTACCGGCGCAGCTGCGATCGGTGCGGCTTCTATGGAGGCGTTCGAACAGGTGGTCACTGACGAAGCAGTCCCCGAATGGCAGGGTCTTGCCCTTATTGACCTTGAGGCAGGGAAGTCCCTCCAGGAAGTCAAAGAAGGCCTGGGGATTGGCGACTACGTCGATGACCCCACGAAGTCCGATGATGAGAAGCTTGCCGAGGCGCTCAAGCACCCTGCCTCGAAGCTTGAATTCACGTATGCCGAGGGGTTCGAAGACCTCGAGTACGTCATCAACAACGAGAGTTTTCAGGACTGGCTGGTATTCCTGCACCCGGCCCAAGCCCAGTACGCGGTCAAGGACCGCAACGGGGCCTTCCGGCTTTCCGGCGGGGCGGGTACGGGCAAAACTGTGGTGGCGATCCACCGTGCAAAGCACTTGGCGGACCAGGACCCGGGCTCGCGCATCCTGCTGACCACATTCACGAAGACGCTGGCCGATAGTCTTGCTCAAAACGTGGGGCGTCTGGATCCGGTGCTGAATCAGAGCGACAAGCTCGGTGAAGCCCCGGTGACTGTAGCCGGCATCGACTCCGTCGCTGCCCAGGTCTGGTCAAAGGCATCGCCTGAGGAACAAGCTGGCGCCTTTAGTGCGGTGCTTGGGACGCCCGATGCCGCGGCGACGAGCCGCTCGAGTGACAAGGAATGGGGTGAGGCCCTTGAGCAAGTGGAGCACAAGCTCGAGCCCGCTCTGGCGAACCCCACATTTCTGGGGCAGGAGTACCTGTCTATCGTCCTTGCGAATTCAGTGACTGACAGGGACGGGTACCTGACCGTTCCGCGAGGAGGTCGCGGCACGGCCTTGAACCGGATGAAACGGATCGAGGTTTGGAAGGTCATTGAGGCTTATCGGCGGATCTGCCGGAGCAAGGGAGCCGTAAGTTATCCCGAACTCGCAGCACTGGCTGCTGGGGTCCTTGACCAGCGGGCCGCTGGGGGAGGGGCCCGCCCCTTCGACCACGTGATTGTTGATGAGGCTCAAGATTTTCACGCTGGCCACTGGCTCCTGCTGCGTGCACTGGTGGCGCCTGGTGCCAACGACTTGTTCATTGCGGAGGACTCCCACCAGCGGATCTATGGGCAGAAGGTGCCCCTCAGCCGGTTCGGCATCCAAATCGTTGGGCGCTCACGGCGTCTGACGCTCAACTACCGGACGACGGCCCAGAACCTTGCTTTCGCCGTCGGCCTCCTCTCCGGGATTCCGTTCACTGACATTGAGGACACCGCGGAGGAATCCTCAGACTACCGGTCCGCTAGAAGCGGGCCGCACCCCCAGCTTGAGGGTAAGGAGTCGCTCTCCAAGGAGCTCGATAACGCCGCTGATTGGGTCAAGGCGTGGACAGCCGATCCGGACTTCGCGCCGGAAACCCTCGGCGTTCTCGTGCGCTCAGGCAAGCAGGTGGACTTCGTGGTCAGCGGACTGCTTGAGCGCGGAGTCTCTACCCAGAAAGTTTCCGGTGACAAAGAGGCACATCCTGGCGAGCCGGTTGTGATGACCATGCACCGGGCGAAGGGCATGGAGTTTTCTAAGATCATCCTTTTCGGCGTAGGGGAGGCGAATATGCCTCTGCAATGGGCGCTCAAGGATCTCGGTGACGCCGAGAAGTCTGACGCCCTGTTGCAGGAGCGTTCATTGTTGTACGTAGCTGCGACGCGGGCGCGGGATGAACTGGTGGTCTCCTGGAGCGGGAAACCGTCGGAACTGCTGGGGGTTAGTTCCTAGACGGGGCACCGCTACTGAACCAGGGGAGTGCAAGCGTGGGGCCTCTACTTTGCGAACTTACCTGCTCACAACGCATGGCTTTCTAGAATTGTCGGTCGTTCCAGCTACATTATTGTGACTGAGCTAGAACGACCCATAGGGGCCGACAAAACTGGGGGCAATAGTGGGTGTAGACGCCGGCGTCGGATCTCTCTCTAAGGCGGCTGAACTTCAACGGGAGCAGTCCTATTTCGATCGAGCGAAGCAATACCGTGACAGCCAGGACGCAGTGTGGTCCCTGGCCACGGCTTCCTCGGGTTCAGCAGTTGAACGGCGTGCCTATAAACGCGCCATGGAGAAACGCAGGGTTGCCTCCCCTGATGACCCGATTGCACTTTCGCGCATTGACTTTGAAGACGGCGACAAACTGTATATCGGTAAGGTTGCCATCTTCGATGAGGACAAGAATCTCCTGGTCGTCAACTGGCAGGCCCCAGCCGCGGCGGTAGCTAATCAGGCCTCCATACAAGACCCCATGGGGCTGCGCAGCAAGCGGGTCTTCGACGCGCCAGCGAACAAGATTCTCGATTTCGAAGACATCGTCTTCAAAGCTTTGGCCGAAGCCGTTAGCGAGCTCGACGAGCATACCTATACGGGGGATGCCCTACTGCAGGCCTTGAGTCGTAAGCGCGGCTCCGAGATGACGGATATCGTCAAGACGATCCAGGCGGCTCAAGACAAGCTCGTGCGCGCGGAGCCGGACCAGCTCCTTGTCATACAAGGTGGTCCCGGCACTGGCAAGACGGCGGTGGCCCTTCATCGTGTTTCATGGCTTCTGTTTAACTATCAGGACGAATTGCCGCCAGAGGATGTACTTGTCGTCGGGCCCAATCCGACCTTCACGAAATACATTCGAAGGGTTTTGCCCGATCTTGGAGACGATGACGTCGTCCAGCAAGCATTGCAGAACCTCTTGTCCAACGACGTGCGTATCAGCGGGGAAGACTCAACTGAGACGGCGAGGGTTAAGGGCTCGGCACGTATGAGCCAGGTCTTGAAAAACGGGCTGAAGCAACGCATCCGAGTTCCGGCCGCGGATGTACGAATTCAACGACGAAATACAGTCCTTACTGTTTCTATCCCTGCAAATTCCGTCGCCGATGTCTTGAGTAACATGCAGTTCGAGACATTTGCTGACGGCCGCCGTCGCTTTAGGCAGCGGCTCGTCGAGCTGTGTGCCCCTTTGCTTGGCAACATCCGTCAGGTTGCCCCGGAACAATTTCTCGATGTACGGGCTCTGGAAGCGGAAGTCGAAAAAATCTGGCCGCAGATAACTCCCCAGCAATTTCTGCGGGAACTCCTTGGCTCTAAGGAACGACTCAAGCGGGCTGCCTACGGGCACCTGACGTCGGAAGAGATCGAGCTGCTGTACCGGCAGCAATCCGACAAAGTAGGAGATGAGGCTTGGACTGTCGCCGACCTCGCCCTGCTCGATGAGGCGCAGGCGCTAATGCGCGAGTCACCTCGCACATACGGGCACATTGTGGTGGATGAAGCACAGGACCTCTCCAAGATGCAGCTTCGTGCGATACGCAGACGTTCCAAAAACGGATCGATGACTGTAGTCGGTGACATAGCTCAGTCGACCGGGCCGTACTCACGCGATTCCTGGGACGACGTGGCGCAGATTCTCAGTGAGGGCACAGCGGACAGCACGGGCACCCGCGTGGTGGAGCTTGAGCACGGCTACCGGGTACCGAAGCAGGTCTTTGACGTCGCCCTGCCGCTGCTCAAGTCAGCTGCACCTTCAATAACCCCTCCGCGCATCTTGAGGGAAGTTGACTACGAGCCCCGATTCGTTGGCGCCCACCGGGAGGAACTGGCCCTCGAGGTATCGCGCTCCGTATTCACCCACAGTGGACGGGGCCGCTTTGTCGGCGTGATCGCCCCGACATACTTGTGGCCGGAGCTTAGAACCGCATTCCGAAGTGATGATCTGCAGTGGAGCGAATCAACCGAAGGTGAGCTGTCCACCGCCATCAATCTTGTTACGCCTGAGGATGCCAAGGGGCTCGAGTTTGACGCCGTCCTGGTGGTTGATCCGGCGGGAATCCTGGCCATGCCGCATGGCGAACGCATGTTGTACATCGCACTAACACGTACAACTACTCATCTGGACGTGATTTATCCCTCGGGCTCGTGGCCGCCGATTCTTGGTGGTTCGGACAAGCCGGAGCCACCAATGGCAGTTGACGTTGAACAGCCGCGACAGCCATCCAAAGCTGACGTGAAGATCTTGAGTGATCCAGCTCCCGGAGCCGACTCCGCTACTCCGGATGCCGCATCTACTATCGCGCTTCGTAACCTGGTCTCCGACGTCGTCCCATCCCTTACTGTTGGCGCTGCCCCGGAACATTTTGTGGGGACGGAGATGTCCCGCCTGGATGGAATGCAGCAGGCGATGGCTGAGCATTGGGCCAAGTTCTTCGCATCCCAGCTGCGGGATAACGTGCCGCCCAAGTTGGTTCCAGCTATCGTCGAAGAGCTGGCCCGCATCGCTTCGGAGGAGTGAATACTAGGCAGAACTTGACTCAAAATTGAGGCTCCAGCCATAGGTTGGACTGAAAACTCAGCAGACCAACTAGACAGATATCCTTCAGTGGACGATCGGCTCGAAAAGACCGAGACGCTGAATGCAATGCATCAATTCTCCGCGTGGGGCGGAAAGGTAGGAGAAGCCGTGTCGACAGGCAATGGTGTCTTGGACAAAAAGCTCGCGTTGCAGATGCAACGCTGGCGGGACGACCTGTTGTCGATCGACAGACGTCAGAGGCTTGTCTATTTCCAGCACCCCAAGAGTGGGACTTTCGAAATCGTTGAACCTGGCTGCTCAGGGGTAGAAGCCTTGGTGGCGGAGGGCGACGTCATGCTCGTCAGCAGTGAACCTGCAGACGATGAAGCGGGTGAATCGGCACAGGCCCTGAGGCTTCCCACGAAAGGTTCACGAACCCTACGCGTCACTGGCAAAACCGCTGCCCAAATCCTGAGCACGTCAAAGCGGCTGCATCAACGCTCGGAACAAGAATATGCGGACCGCGGGGTATGGACCCTTTATTTGGGCCACGGCATGCTCAATTGGATTGATCCCGCTGACGGAAAGAAAATCTCAAGTCCGTTGCTGCTTGTGCCCGTCCGTCTAGCCAAGGAGGGAAAGCAGTATGTGTTGAGGCGAACGGAAGACGAACCGGCATTGAACACGGCCCTCGGCCTTAAGCTCAGTAGGGACTTCGGCCTGGACCTCCCGGAGTTCGAGGTGGATGACCTGAACGTAGCGACGGTACTGTCCGGCGTGCGCAAGGCTATCGCGCAGTACGCAGACTGGAATGTTGACGAGCGGGTTGTCATGTCCATTTTCAGCTTCCACAAGGAAGCTATGTACCGTGACCTTGAGCAAAACGAAGCCAAGATTGTCGCCAACGGCATGATTCAACTCATGGCACTGGGCCCGGAGGCACCGAACTCCGAGGTGTTCGCCTTTGACCCTGTTTCTGACGAAGAGCTGGATTTCCGTCTGCCGCCCGAAAAGCTCCACAGCATTCTTGACGCCGACGGAAGTCAAAGAAAGTGCATTCTTGCGGCGAGAGAAGGCCGCAGCTTTATCATGGACGGCCCTCCAGGTACCGGCAAGAGCCAGACCATTGCCAACATCATCGCTGAGCTCATCGCAACAGGAAAAACGGTGCTGTTTGTCAGTGAAAAGGCGGCCGCCCTCGACGTGGTGCGCGATCGGCTGACAAGCAGGCAGTTGGATCCATTCCTGCTTGAACTGCATAGCCATAAGGCGACCCGTAAGCAGGTGGTCCAGACGCTTCATGCTGAGCTCACCCGCCGCCCGGTAGTAAAGAGCTCTTTCTCGGAAACGGACCGATCTCAGCTCATCAAAAGCCGGACCAGGCTAAGCGACCATGCTGACGCAATGAACGAGGTCCGAAGCCCGTTAGGACGGAGCCTCTTTGATGTCTTGGGACGGCTGGCTCAGTTAGCAAACGTGGGCGAATACCCTTCTGGGGATCCCAGCAAACTTGGCTTGCTGTCTGCGGACGCACTAGCAGACATCCTGCTTGCCGCCGCATCACTGTCGAAAGTGTGGCGCCCGGCTGCAGAAGGAGAATCATTTTCCTGGCGAGGTCTCGCGGGATCGAGCCTCACACAAGCACAAATCAAGGAGGCCGAGAAGTGTGTGGACGTTCTGGCCCTGGCAACAGAACGCCTCCTGCGGACAGTCAGGCTCTTTGACGCACAGATCCCATTCTGGCCTGTTGCCCTCGACGTTGCCGGCGTTCGTTCGCGAGCGGATCTTTCCGCCCATCTCTGTACAAGAAGGAACGTTCCCCGGCATTGGTATTCCGAGCCCAAATTCACTGATGTTCTTCGAAGGATCGACAGCCTTCAGGCAGAGGACGTCGAATACCAGACCAAAAAATCTGAAATTGACAGTATTTGCGTGGACAGATGGGACAAGAACGACAAGAGCCTTATAGCCCCGCTTGAAACTTTTCTTGAGCACGATCCGGCAATTTTCAGTCGTCCTCTTAGCCAATTTCCGTTCGGCCAGCTTAGCGGCATCGAGCTGGGAACTTCCAGGGCTGCCTCCTTACTCGAAGCTCTACTCGACAAGGCCCAGCAACTAGGTGTGCTTTTCGATGTTGAACCGCAATCACTGACTCTAAACAAATGCCTAGCCCTCTCATCACTCGCAGAGCTCAGCCAACAGGGCAGCCTGCCGGAACCACATTGGATCAACCCGAGTGTCCAAGGGGCTTTGGACGAAAGCGCGCGAATTCTTGAGGAGCTGGCTGCGATCGTACGCGACCGTCAGTCGGCAATGGAGTCAACCTTCAGCCCTGAAATCCTCGCATTGGATCTCAAAGGCCTTAAGGCCCGTTTCGAATTGCAACACAGAGGACTGAAAGCCTGGAGTAAACAAGCCCGGGCGGACAAGAAAACGCTTCGCGAGGTGACCGTTGCCGGGGTCGTCAACAAGGAGATCATTGCCATGCTTGGTGATGCCATCTCTTGGCAGACAGCACAGGAGAACCTCGCTAACAGCGAGCCCGAATATGGGCCTCGGCTCGGTAGTTATTACCGTGGCACTGCGACTGACTTTGCGAGGATCGCTCAGGCACTTGAGGTTGCCAGAACGGCTTTGAAGCTGGCCGGAGATGACATAGCGTCCTCCGCGCTGGCCCGGCAGCTGAGCAAAGCCAACACGCCAGACGCAGAGCTGATCCCTCTGGCGAGAGACGTTGCCAATATGGTGGAGCGCTTCGGTGTCGACACGCATGCACTCTTCGGCACTGTTTTCCATGAACAGGTCGGTGATCTGCCACTGACTCACATTTTGGGAATCCTCAAGGCGGCCCAGGAGAACTTTTCGGCCGCGCAAGTTTTGCGGGACCGACTTTCGAAGATGCTGGGCGAGACGGCAACACCGGTTGCGGCCAGTGCGGTTCTCCGGCAGATCGATGCGTTGGACGCGATGGATGAGAAAACCGCCGAACGTTCGCGGCACGATTCCGAGGTATTGGGCAAGCGATACAGTCCACGGAAAACAGACTGGGCAGCGGTGCGAGCCGACTACGATTGGATCGCAGCCTTGCGCAGAATCGTCGGAGGACCAATCGAGGATGACGATGTTTGGTTCGTTGAGGAGTTCGACGCTTCCGACCTTGATTTGGCAGAAGGCCTTTCCTCCTGGCTGGAAGCCCGAGACAAGCTGGTCGGCTTCTTTGATGCCGAGCGCTCGACCGAGCTCCGCGCCGAACTGAACCATGACCTTGAATACGCAGAGGAACTCCTTGCTGCCCTTGGTTTTAACCCGGCTGCTGATATCGATGTTTGGTTCGAATATAAAAGGCTCTTTGCTGCTCTTTCCGATGCCGGAGTGCCTGAGACGCTGACAGCCCTGTGCGACAGCCATGCGCCAGCGGACCAAGTAGTGTCAGCAATTGAAAGGGCTGCGCTGGAACCTTGGGCAGAAAGCATCATTGAAGGGGACGACAGGCTATCGGAACACCGTGCGTCCGGCCGCGAAAGCCTACTGAAACAGTTCAAGGAATTGGACGGAAACCTAATCGTCAATGCTTACGCCGACGTCGTAACGGCCTGTGTTGCCCGACGTCCACGCAGCATGGCCGGCCCTGCGGCAGTCATCGCGCACGAGGCCAACAAGAAGTCCCGTCACAAGCCCATTAGGCGGTTGCTGGAAGAAACCGGCTCTATAGTCCAGGGGCTGAAGCCCTGTTTCATGATGAGTCCTCTTTCCGTATCGCAGTATCTTCCTGCAGGGTTCGTCTTCGATGTCGTTATCTTCGATGAGGCCTCTCAGGTCATGCCCGCGGATTCCGTCAATTGCATCTACAGGGGCAAACAGCTGATCGTGGCTGGGGACCAGCGACAGCTCCCGCCAACGTCCTTCTTCTCGGCTGCAGATATTGAAAGCGACGACGAAGATGAACCGGACAACTTCGATAGCGTCTTGGA
Protein-coding regions in this window:
- a CDS encoding 3'-5' exonuclease, with the translated sequence MASVTLMKGANKVDGSLKGKVLDFLYKLQEDDTAPGLHIEPMKTYKDSRARTGRVDQQFRAVLFKLNAGTEPHYVYAGTFNHDEAIKKAQTSILTVNPVSGIAELISAPAEGSATPPPAAVVPPTATGPAYENGLQKAGYTPSYLFEELGIPERTGAAAIGAASMEAFEQVVTDEAVPEWQGLALIDLEAGKSLQEVKEGLGIGDYVDDPTKSDDEKLAEALKHPASKLEFTYAEGFEDLEYVINNESFQDWLVFLHPAQAQYAVKDRNGAFRLSGGAGTGKTVVAIHRAKHLADQDPGSRILLTTFTKTLADSLAQNVGRLDPVLNQSDKLGEAPVTVAGIDSVAAQVWSKASPEEQAGAFSAVLGTPDAAATSRSSDKEWGEALEQVEHKLEPALANPTFLGQEYLSIVLANSVTDRDGYLTVPRGGRGTALNRMKRIEVWKVIEAYRRICRSKGAVSYPELAALAAGVLDQRAAGGGARPFDHVIVDEAQDFHAGHWLLLRALVAPGANDLFIAEDSHQRIYGQKVPLSRFGIQIVGRSRRLTLNYRTTAQNLAFAVGLLSGIPFTDIEDTAEESSDYRSARSGPHPQLEGKESLSKELDNAADWVKAWTADPDFAPETLGVLVRSGKQVDFVVSGLLERGVSTQKVSGDKEAHPGEPVVMTMHRAKGMEFSKIILFGVGEANMPLQWALKDLGDAEKSDALLQERSLLYVAATRARDELVVSWSGKPSELLGVSS
- a CDS encoding UvrD-helicase domain-containing protein; amino-acid sequence: MEKRRVASPDDPIALSRIDFEDGDKLYIGKVAIFDEDKNLLVVNWQAPAAAVANQASIQDPMGLRSKRVFDAPANKILDFEDIVFKALAEAVSELDEHTYTGDALLQALSRKRGSEMTDIVKTIQAAQDKLVRAEPDQLLVIQGGPGTGKTAVALHRVSWLLFNYQDELPPEDVLVVGPNPTFTKYIRRVLPDLGDDDVVQQALQNLLSNDVRISGEDSTETARVKGSARMSQVLKNGLKQRIRVPAADVRIQRRNTVLTVSIPANSVADVLSNMQFETFADGRRRFRQRLVELCAPLLGNIRQVAPEQFLDVRALEAEVEKIWPQITPQQFLRELLGSKERLKRAAYGHLTSEEIELLYRQQSDKVGDEAWTVADLALLDEAQALMRESPRTYGHIVVDEAQDLSKMQLRAIRRRSKNGSMTVVGDIAQSTGPYSRDSWDDVAQILSEGTADSTGTRVVELEHGYRVPKQVFDVALPLLKSAAPSITPPRILREVDYEPRFVGAHREELALEVSRSVFTHSGRGRFVGVIAPTYLWPELRTAFRSDDLQWSESTEGELSTAINLVTPEDAKGLEFDAVLVVDPAGILAMPHGERMLYIALTRTTTHLDVIYPSGSWPPILGGSDKPEPPMAVDVEQPRQPSKADVKILSDPAPGADSATPDAASTIALRNLVSDVVPSLTVGAAPEHFVGTEMSRLDGMQQAMAEHWAKFFASQLRDNVPPKLVPAIVEELARIASEE